One Natronomonas gomsonensis genomic window, CACATGGGCATCCTCCTGTACCTGTATCGGGAGACGGCGACCGACTCCGGCGGCCAGACCACCGAGGCCGCCCCCGACCACGAGCGGGGGCCACGGGAACAGCCCGATAGGACGGTGTGTCCGGCCTGTGGTGCCCCGAACGACCCCGCCTATCGCTTCTGTCGACGCTGTATCAGTGACCTCTCGGCCGGAAAAACGACCGCGAGCGGTGACGGACCGACCGAGCGCTTGGGGAGTTGAAGGGGATTACCGCGGTTCGAACGCCGGAGCGACGTAGCCGTCGTCGTCCTCGGTGAACCCCGACAGTTCGACGGGGTCTCCGATTTCTAC contains:
- a CDS encoding zinc ribbon domain-containing protein; translation: MNTLVWLLLGVAALITVHMGILLYLYRETATDSGGQTTEAAPDHERGPREQPDRTVCPACGAPNDPAYRFCRRCISDLSAGKTTASGDGPTERLGS